Proteins found in one Vicia villosa cultivar HV-30 ecotype Madison, WI unplaced genomic scaffold, Vvil1.0 ctg.000262F_1_1_1, whole genome shotgun sequence genomic segment:
- the LOC131626114 gene encoding uncharacterized protein LOC131626114: MNTHIKLLVWNCRGAASKAFYRYSKQYMDLYKHDLYVVIETRSDPSKLTKPMKRLGFDDCISMKNVGYSGGICVAWKADKMVVNLLHKETQFIHCRIKEHVVKEWLFTAIYASPNDSIRGILWDKICSLSKDMTEPWLLAGDFNDVASSLDKKGGAPVSHRKCKLFMDKINNCKLVHLETAGPKYTWRGSLLDPRRSVHLREARQNFE, encoded by the coding sequence ATGAACACTCATATAAAGTTGCTTGTTTGGAATTGTCGGGGTGCGGCTAGTAAGGCTTTCTACAGATACAGTAAACAATATATGGATTTGTACAAGCATGACCTGTATGTTGTGATTGAAACAAGGAGTGACCCTAGTAAGCTTACTAAACCTATGAAAAGATTGGGGTTTGATGACTGCATCAGTATGAAGAATGTTGGCTATTCAGGAGGCATTTGTGTAGCTTGGAAGGCAGACAAGATGGTGGTTAATCTCTTGCATAAGGAGACACAATTTATTCATTGTCGGATAAAAGAACATGTTGTAAAGGAATGGTTATTTACCGCTATTTATGCTAGCCCAAATGATAGTATTAGAGGTATCCTTTGGGATAAAATCTGCAGCCTGTCTAAAGACATGACGGAACCGTGGCTCTTGGCTGGTGATTTTAATGATGTGGCTAGTAGTTTGGATAAGAAGGGAGGTGCACCTGTTTCTCATCGAAAGTGCAAGCTGTTTATGGACAAAATAAATAACTGCAAGCTGGTTCACTTGGAGACTGCGGGACCTAAATATACATGGAGAGGGTCGTTGTTGGATCCACGACGGTCAGTGCATTTACGAGAAGCTAGACAGAATTTTGAGTAA